The Streptomyces venezuelae genomic interval AAGACGGCGGCGCCCAAGGCGGTCACCGGCGGGTCGAGCGCGGGCCGGTCGGCCTCGGAGCCGCCGGTGCTCGTGGTGCCGGTCCGGGCGACCGCGGACACGGGCACGGCGCCCGTGGCCGGTGCGGACGAGCGGCGCGGCTGGGAGCTGGCGCAGTGGGCCGTGGCGCGGGCGGACGAGCTGCGCGTCACGGAGGTCTCGTACGGGGGCCGGGTCTGGCGCGCGAGCGAACCGTCCGGCGGCTGGGAGAAGTCCTCCGCGACCTCGGCCGGCGCGGCTTCCGATGCCGGCTCCGGCACGGCCCCGGAGGCGGAATCGGTCCGCATCCGGCTCGCACGGTAGCGATCACGCGTACGGTCGTTCACCCGCCCGTGGCATGCACCCGGAAGAAATCCCGGGAAATTCGCGCGCACTTCGAGCGGGTTTTTCCTCACCCTTCATGGACACCCCAACTCCCTTGTCACGCAAGGGAAGTGACGGTTCACCAGACGTTCTCGCAATGACGCGTTCGTCCGTTTTCCTCCCCACCCGACAATACGACGCATTACCAATCCTTTACCTTCGACCGCCGCAACCTCTCCCACCCCGGGGCCGGTTGTCACTGCGTCCGAACACCACTCGTCGCACCCCGTCGAAGGAGCACCATGTCCCTCCCCCTGACCCGTCGGATCGCCCGCGCCGCCCTCCTCATCGCGGCCGGCGCAGCCCCCGTGGTCGGTGCGGCCGGTTCCGCGAGCGCCCTGGACCACAGCATCGCGCCGACCGGCGCCCTCGGCGGCGTCACCGCCCTGGACGCCGCCGGTGCGGGCACCGCCGTCGACAGCGCCTCCCAGACCACCACCGGCGTCGTCGGCGCGACCGGCAGCGAGGCCGTCGGCACGGCCGTCCCGGCCGCCGGAAAGACCGTCGGCGCGGCCGGCAAGACCGCCACCCCGGCCGCGCAGCAGGTGGCCGGCGAGGCCGCCGGCAGCACCGGCGAGGTCGTCGGCAAGACCGCCGGCGCCGCCGGCGAGAGCGCGCAGGGCCCGGCCGCCGGTGCCCTGGGCGGCGGCCTCCCGGCCGCCCCGTCGCTGGGCGGCCTGCCGCTCGGCGGCTGACCCCGCACGGGGACGGCCGGCCCGCACCGGTACGGCCGGACTCCGCACGGAACGCACGAGGGCCCGGGGAGCATCATCTGCTCCCCGGGCCCTCCCGCGTGCACGTCCTAGCCGAGGCGCTTCACGGCCGCCTCGACGCGCTCGTCCGTCGCCGTGAACGCCACCCGCACGAACCGCTCCCCGGCCTCGCCGTAGAAGTCACCGGGCGCCACCAGGATGCCCTTGTCCGCCAGGTACGCCACGGTCTCCCAGCACGGCTCGTCCCGGGTCACCCACAGGTACAGGCTCGCCTCGCTGTGCTCGACCCGGAAGCCGTGCGCCTCCAGGGCCGCCCGCAGCGCCGCCCGCCGGGCCGCGTACCGCTCGCGCTGCTCGGCCACGTGCGCGTCGTCGCCGAGCGCCGCGACCGTCGCCGCCTGCACCGGGGCAGCGGTCATCATGCCGCCGTGCTTGCGGATCAGCAGCAGCTCGCCGAGGACCGCCGCGTCGCCCGCGACGAAAGCGGCGCGGTAGCCGGCCAGGTTGGAGCGCTTGGAGAGCGAGTGGACGGCGACGATCCCCTCGTACGAACCGCCGCAGACGTCCGGGTGCAGGACGGAGACCGGGTCGGCCTCCCAGCCCAGCTCCAGGTAGCACTCGTCGGAGAAGACGAGGACGCCGTGCTCGCGCGCCCAGGCCACGATCCGGGTCAGCTCGTCCTTGCCCAGGACCTTGCCGGTCGGGTTGGACGGCGAGTTCAGCCAGAGCAGCTTCAGGCCCGCCGGGTCGAGCTCCGTGGGGTCGTCGTAGACGACCGGCTCGGCGCCGCAGAGCCGCGCGCCGACCTCGTACGTCGGGTAGGCCAGGCGGGGGTACGCCACCTTGTCCCCGGCACCGAGACCCAGCTGCGTCGGCAGCCAGGCGACCAGCTCCTTGGAGCCGACCACCGGCAGCACGTTCTCGTGGGCGAAGCCGACCGCGCCGAGACGCCGCTCGCACCAGCCGGTGAGCGCGTCCCGCAGCTCTTTCGTCCCCCACACCGTGGGATAGCCCGGCGAGTCCGCCGCCGCGACCAGGGCGTCCTGGATCAGCGCGGGGACCGGGTCGACGGGCGTGCCGACCGAGAGGTCCACGATTCCGTCCGGGTGCGCCAGGGCCGTCTTCTTGTACGGCTCCAGCTTGTCCCAGGGGAAGACGGGCAGGCGCGAAGAGACTGCGCTCACGGGTTGGCTCTCACTTCCTCTTACGTACGGGAAACGCCTCGGTCCCGTACAGCGACCGACGCCGTACGGGACCGGAAGCGGTCGATCAGCCGTTCTGCGGCGGCAGGGCGGCGATGAAGGGGTGGTCACGCTCGATCTCGCCGAGCTTGGAGGCACCACCGGGCGAACCGAGCTCGTCGAAGAACTCGACGTTCGCCTTGTAGTAGTCCTTCCACTCCTCCGGGGTGTCGTCCTCGTAGAAGATCGCCTCCACCGGGCAGACCGGCTCACAGGCCCCGCAGTCGACGCATTCGTCCGGGTGGATGTACAAGGACCGCTTGCCCTCGTAGATGCAGTCGACGGGGC includes:
- a CDS encoding ATP-binding protein; its protein translation is MSLPLTRRIARAALLIAAGAAPVVGAAGSASALDHSIAPTGALGGVTALDAAGAGTAVDSASQTTTGVVGATGSEAVGTAVPAAGKTVGAAGKTATPAAQQVAGEAAGSTGEVVGKTAGAAGESAQGPAAGALGGGLPAAPSLGGLPLGG
- a CDS encoding bifunctional succinyldiaminopimelate transaminase/glutamate-prephenate aminotransferase → MSAVSSRLPVFPWDKLEPYKKTALAHPDGIVDLSVGTPVDPVPALIQDALVAAADSPGYPTVWGTKELRDALTGWCERRLGAVGFAHENVLPVVGSKELVAWLPTQLGLGAGDKVAYPRLAYPTYEVGARLCGAEPVVYDDPTELDPAGLKLLWLNSPSNPTGKVLGKDELTRIVAWAREHGVLVFSDECYLELGWEADPVSVLHPDVCGGSYEGIVAVHSLSKRSNLAGYRAAFVAGDAAVLGELLLIRKHGGMMTAAPVQAATVAALGDDAHVAEQRERYAARRAALRAALEAHGFRVEHSEASLYLWVTRDEPCWETVAYLADKGILVAPGDFYGEAGERFVRVAFTATDERVEAAVKRLG
- the fdxA gene encoding ferredoxin, producing the protein MTYVIAQPCVDVKDKACIEECPVDCIYEGKRSLYIHPDECVDCGACEPVCPVEAIFYEDDTPEEWKDYYKANVEFFDELGSPGGASKLGEIERDHPFIAALPPQNG